Proteins encoded in a region of the Streptomyces sp. NBC_01471 genome:
- a CDS encoding WhiB family transcriptional regulator gives MSITTSNAPELAWQERALCAQTGPEFFFPDPGSSTREAKRLCGICEERVACLEYALDHDERFGVWGGLSEKERYGLRRAAS, from the coding sequence ATGTCGATCACCACCAGCAACGCCCCTGAGCTCGCCTGGCAGGAGCGGGCCCTGTGCGCCCAGACGGGTCCGGAGTTCTTCTTTCCCGACCCCGGAAGCTCCACCCGTGAGGCCAAGCGCCTCTGCGGCATCTGCGAGGAGCGAGTGGCCTGCCTGGAGTACGCCCTCGACCACGACGAACGGTTCGGGGTCTGGGGAGGACTCTCCGAGAAGGAGCGGTACGGCCTGAGACGCGCCGCGAGCTGA
- a CDS encoding VOC family protein, giving the protein MLSIPFAAGSPNWIDLATPDQEGATAFYGALFGWEFRSAGPDFGGYGMYVLDGKTVGGVMQGMDGQAGKASWSVYFRTADAEATARAVGAAGGGSLFGPHDVATLGRMSGFTDTTGAAFSTWEPGEHQGMDVVNDPGTLCWTELYTTDVPAAAAFYRAVFGWETNSAPYPGGTYTMAAPEGRGPEANIGGFVETGAADAGHWLPYFEVSDTDAAVASARRLGGSVVMEPVDLPGVGRIAKATDPYGAQFALIKGESAAA; this is encoded by the coding sequence ATGCTGAGCATTCCGTTTGCCGCAGGCTCACCCAACTGGATCGATCTCGCGACCCCCGACCAGGAGGGGGCCACCGCCTTCTACGGCGCGCTGTTCGGCTGGGAGTTCCGGTCGGCGGGCCCCGACTTCGGTGGCTACGGCATGTATGTCCTGGACGGGAAGACGGTCGGCGGGGTGATGCAGGGGATGGACGGGCAGGCGGGCAAGGCGTCCTGGTCCGTCTACTTCCGTACGGCGGACGCGGAGGCGACCGCGCGGGCCGTCGGGGCGGCGGGCGGCGGATCGCTGTTCGGCCCGCACGACGTGGCCACGCTGGGCCGCATGTCCGGGTTCACGGACACGACAGGTGCGGCCTTCTCGACCTGGGAGCCGGGGGAGCACCAGGGCATGGACGTGGTGAACGATCCGGGCACGCTCTGCTGGACCGAGCTGTACACCACGGACGTCCCCGCCGCCGCTGCGTTCTACCGCGCGGTGTTCGGCTGGGAGACCAACTCCGCGCCGTACCCGGGGGGTACGTACACGATGGCGGCCCCGGAGGGGCGCGGCCCGGAGGCCAACATCGGGGGCTTCGTCGAGACCGGGGCGGCGGACGCGGGCCACTGGCTGCCGTACTTCGAGGTGTCCGACACCGACGCGGCGGTGGCATCGGCGCGGCGGCTGGGCGGCTCGGTCGTCATGGAGCCGGTCGATCTGCCGGGGGTGGGCCGGATCGCCAAGGCGACCGACCCCTACGGAGCACAGTTCGCGCTGATCAAGGGGGAGTCCGCCGCCGCGTGA
- a CDS encoding acyl-ACP desaturase, translated as MTITSPHLGSTDAWTDARLLYALEEVVEKELNRHLSVAKDWMPHEYVPFSDGRNFPGFFEDGKAWEPEQSKVTDIGRTALVVNLLTEDNLPSYHHEIASLFGRDGAWGTWVHRWTAEEGRHGIVMRDYLLASRAVDPDKLEQFRMAHMSEGFESDNRHSMLHSVAYVAFQELATRVSHRNTGHQSGDPVCDRMLARIATDENLHMVFYRNLLGAAFEIAPDLTMQSVRDVVVDFRMPGHGMPGFERAAAQMAIGEIYNMRIHHDDVLQPVLRYLKVLDIDGLGPEGLKAQEELGMYMGGLDAEAAKFDAKLAARKSRLAARAAAS; from the coding sequence GTGACGATCACCTCTCCCCACCTCGGCAGTACGGACGCGTGGACAGACGCCCGGCTGCTGTATGCGCTGGAGGAGGTGGTGGAGAAGGAACTCAACCGCCATCTCTCCGTGGCCAAGGACTGGATGCCCCACGAGTACGTGCCGTTCTCCGACGGCCGCAACTTTCCCGGCTTCTTCGAGGACGGGAAGGCGTGGGAGCCCGAGCAGTCCAAGGTCACGGACATCGGCAGGACCGCTCTCGTGGTCAACCTGCTGACCGAGGACAACCTCCCCAGCTACCACCACGAGATCGCCTCACTCTTCGGGCGCGACGGCGCCTGGGGCACCTGGGTGCACCGGTGGACCGCGGAGGAGGGCCGGCACGGCATCGTGATGCGCGACTACCTGCTGGCCTCGCGCGCCGTCGACCCGGACAAGCTGGAGCAGTTCCGGATGGCGCACATGTCGGAGGGCTTCGAGTCCGACAACCGGCACTCGATGCTGCACTCGGTCGCGTACGTCGCGTTCCAGGAGCTCGCCACCCGGGTCTCGCACCGCAACACCGGCCACCAGTCGGGCGACCCGGTCTGCGACCGGATGCTGGCGCGGATCGCGACCGACGAGAACCTGCACATGGTCTTCTACCGCAATCTGCTGGGCGCGGCCTTCGAGATCGCCCCGGATCTCACCATGCAGTCGGTGCGCGACGTCGTCGTCGACTTCCGGATGCCCGGACACGGCATGCCCGGCTTCGAGCGGGCCGCCGCGCAGATGGCCATCGGTGAGATCTACAACATGCGGATCCACCACGACGACGTGCTCCAGCCCGTACTGCGCTATCTGAAGGTCCTGGACATCGACGGGCTCGGCCCGGAGGGACTGAAGGCGCAGGAGGAGCTGGGCATGTACATGGGCGGTCTGGATGCCGAGGCCGCCAAGTTCGACGCGAAGCTCGCGGCCCGCAAGTCCCGGCTGGCCGCCCGCGCCGCAGCGTCGTAG
- a CDS encoding aminobutyraldehyde dehydrogenase yields MLRNYINGEFKEAADGRTLDVIDPCTGEVYETSALSGAADVDAAMEAAAAAFPAWRDATPGARQKVLLRVADVFEERAADLIAAEARDTGKPLAQLTDDEIPPVVDQIRFFAGAARLLEGRSAGEYMEGLTSIVRREPVGVVAQVAPWNYPLMMAVWKFAPALAAGNTVVIKPSDTTPASTVLVAEIIGGVLAELGHSEGVFNVICGDRETGRLMVEHATPAMAAITGSVRAGMQVAASAAKDVKRVHLELGGKAPVVVFGDLDGEALTKAAGDIAVAGYFNAGQDCTAATRVIVHESVHDAFVAALAKAATATRTGGPDDAEAFFGPLNNANQLAQVSGFIDRLPSHATVEAGGHRVGDRGYFYAPTVVSGLHQDDEIIQNEVFGPVITVQSFSTEEQAVAYANGVDFALASSVWTKDHQRAMRMSRSLDFGCVWINNHGALAAEMPHGGFKLSGYGKDLSAYGFEDYTRIKHVMTAL; encoded by the coding sequence ATGCTGCGCAACTACATCAACGGTGAGTTCAAGGAGGCGGCCGACGGCCGCACTCTCGACGTGATCGACCCCTGTACGGGAGAGGTGTACGAGACCTCCGCGCTGTCGGGGGCCGCCGATGTCGACGCCGCCATGGAGGCCGCGGCCGCCGCGTTCCCCGCGTGGCGCGACGCGACCCCCGGCGCCCGGCAGAAGGTGCTGCTGCGGGTCGCGGACGTCTTCGAGGAGCGGGCGGCCGACCTGATCGCGGCCGAGGCGCGCGACACGGGCAAGCCGCTCGCACAGCTGACCGACGACGAGATCCCGCCGGTGGTGGACCAGATCCGCTTCTTCGCGGGCGCGGCCCGGCTGCTGGAGGGCCGGTCGGCCGGTGAGTACATGGAGGGGCTGACCTCGATCGTCCGGCGGGAGCCGGTCGGCGTCGTGGCCCAGGTCGCGCCGTGGAACTACCCGCTGATGATGGCTGTCTGGAAGTTCGCTCCGGCCCTCGCGGCCGGCAACACGGTCGTCATCAAGCCGTCCGACACGACCCCCGCCTCGACCGTCCTGGTCGCGGAGATCATCGGCGGTGTGCTGGCCGAACTCGGCCACAGCGAAGGCGTGTTCAACGTCATCTGCGGAGACCGCGAGACCGGCCGGCTGATGGTCGAGCACGCCACCCCGGCGATGGCCGCGATCACCGGCTCGGTGCGGGCGGGCATGCAGGTCGCCGCTTCGGCGGCCAAGGACGTCAAGCGGGTCCACCTGGAGCTGGGCGGCAAGGCGCCGGTCGTCGTCTTCGGCGACCTCGACGGCGAAGCCCTCACCAAGGCCGCCGGGGACATCGCCGTGGCCGGTTACTTCAACGCGGGCCAGGACTGCACCGCGGCGACCCGTGTCATCGTGCACGAGTCCGTCCACGACGCCTTCGTCGCGGCGCTCGCCAAGGCCGCGACGGCCACCAGGACCGGTGGCCCGGACGACGCCGAGGCGTTCTTCGGACCGCTGAACAACGCGAACCAGCTGGCCCAGGTGTCCGGTTTCATCGACCGGCTCCCCAGCCATGCCACGGTCGAGGCGGGCGGCCACCGGGTGGGTGACCGTGGGTACTTCTACGCCCCCACGGTCGTCTCCGGACTGCACCAGGACGACGAGATCATCCAGAACGAGGTCTTCGGTCCGGTCATCACCGTCCAGTCGTTCAGCACCGAGGAGCAGGCCGTGGCCTACGCCAACGGCGTCGACTTCGCCCTCGCCTCATCGGTGTGGACCAAGGACCACCAGCGGGCGATGCGGATGTCCAGGAGCCTGGACTTCGGCTGCGTGTGGATCAACAACCACGGTGCGCTCGCGGCGGAGATGCCGCACGGCGGGTTCAAGCTCTCCGGTTACGGCAAGGACCTCTCGGCGTACGGATTCGAGGACTACACGCGCATCAAGCACGTCATGACCGCGCTCTGA
- a CDS encoding lytic transglycosylase domain-containing protein encodes MRHVRRMRRGLGGSAVAAVAMAALTASQAPGLVHHQLPQPRRSSVPAGETTARVDGPTDNSFHTEIPPLITPPPPGNPVDATGAGQVYEQSGIPATVLAAYRSAEAQLRRSDRACGLPWQLLAAIGKVESGQARGGAVDTHGTTLAPILGPVLNGSGFAHIPDTDHGAYDGDATYDRAVGPMQFIPSTWATWGQDGNHDGKKDPENVFDAALAAGHYLCAGGRDLRSSGGLDSAVLSYNHSDAYLRLVLSWLSFYRNGTHEVPDGEGVLPESPGAGGASDSSGTPSGTGHGHKGPGHGGKGGHGGGIVIGPQPSHTPSAGPSPSPSGGGTPTPPGSSPSAPGDPGGTGSPSSGPTSGPPDTSSPDPGSGGSTPPDCPSPSPSPSGAPTPDPSPSGTPGDGCASAPADPGTPS; translated from the coding sequence ATGAGGCACGTGCGGCGGATGCGGCGGGGACTGGGGGGCAGCGCGGTGGCCGCCGTGGCCATGGCCGCGCTGACCGCCTCGCAGGCGCCCGGACTCGTGCACCATCAGCTGCCCCAGCCGAGGAGATCATCCGTACCGGCGGGTGAGACCACCGCGCGGGTCGACGGCCCCACCGACAACTCGTTCCACACCGAGATCCCGCCGCTGATCACTCCGCCTCCACCGGGCAATCCGGTCGACGCCACGGGCGCGGGACAGGTGTACGAACAGTCGGGGATCCCGGCGACCGTGCTGGCCGCCTACCGGTCCGCCGAGGCACAGCTGCGCCGCAGCGACCGCGCCTGCGGGCTGCCCTGGCAACTGCTCGCGGCCATCGGCAAGGTCGAATCGGGGCAGGCGCGGGGCGGGGCGGTCGACACGCACGGCACCACGCTCGCGCCGATCCTCGGCCCGGTGCTCAACGGCTCGGGCTTCGCGCACATCCCCGACACCGACCACGGCGCGTACGACGGGGACGCGACGTACGACCGGGCGGTGGGCCCGATGCAGTTCATCCCGTCCACGTGGGCGACCTGGGGGCAGGACGGGAACCACGACGGCAAGAAGGACCCCGAGAACGTCTTCGACGCCGCGCTCGCCGCCGGACACTACCTCTGCGCGGGAGGCCGTGATCTTCGCAGCAGCGGCGGTCTGGACAGCGCGGTCCTCAGCTACAACCACTCCGACGCCTACCTGCGGCTCGTGCTGTCCTGGCTCTCCTTCTACCGCAACGGGACGCACGAGGTCCCGGACGGCGAGGGGGTCCTGCCGGAGAGTCCGGGTGCGGGCGGCGCGTCCGACAGCAGCGGGACGCCGTCCGGCACAGGGCACGGGCACAAGGGACCGGGGCACGGCGGAAAGGGGGGACACGGCGGCGGAATCGTCATCGGACCGCAGCCCTCCCACACCCCGTCCGCCGGCCCGTCCCCGAGCCCGTCCGGCGGCGGCACACCGACCCCACCGGGCAGTTCACCGAGCGCCCCGGGGGATCCGGGCGGTACCGGCTCGCCCTCGTCCGGCCCCACATCGGGGCCGCCGGACACCTCGTCGCCCGATCCCGGCAGCGGTGGCAGCACACCCCCGGACTGCCCGTCGCCCTCACCGTCCCCCTCCGGTGCGCCCACGCCGGACCCGAGCCCGTCGGGCACGCCAGGCGACGGCTGCGCCTCGGCCCCCGCGGATCCGGGTACGCCGTCCTGA